The Mustela nigripes isolate SB6536 chromosome 6, MUSNIG.SB6536, whole genome shotgun sequence DNA window GTGCTCGATGAAGTCGTGAGGGGTGACGGCGGCCAGGTTCCACTTCAATTTGCCCAGCACCACCAGCTCCCACTCCtgaggaagggagtgggggaagagaagaataTAAAACCCAAAGGTGGACCTGGTGTCCTGtctgggacaggggtgggggtgggtggggatcCAGATCGGTTTTAAGGATGCTCAGGAGGAGGCTGCTGGATGGGGAAGTGGGCCCTTTGGCAAGTGTCCCCCAAAGCTTGGTAGCTGTTGACCTATCTTCTTAGGCTTCCAATGGGAGGCGGGACTGGCAATAGGGAGAACCCAGGTGTCTGTTGCTAAGACTCtgttttctcctatttcttttccttttggcttcCCCACCCCCGGCCAACCTGGACTTGCAGGCAGTGCTGAAGCCTGCCCACCCAGAAAGCTGAACGTGCGAAAAGATAGTGCCAAGGTCATTGTGGCCCTTAGGTAGTAATTTGCTGTCTATGTCTCTATCGCTGGActaatagttttttaaatccTCACAGGAAAATGATGTACACAGACAAAGGTCAAACTAAGGTTCCTGGGCCCAACTCCTGGGCAACCAATCAGCTGCCTTGTAGCTGGTGCCAATAAGTGCCATTCTTCTCTGCTTCAAAACCTTCCCCTCCACTCATAATGCGGAAGTCCTGGGGAAAAGACACCCAGCCACAGAGCGCCCTTTCACCTAAATGTTTCATAGGCCTTTGTCATCGTGACTTAAGGATCCACTGGACGGTCATTAGCAACCCCATGTTGCAGCAGGAGGTGATTGGGGCAAAGTGAAAATGCTTGTGCACAGTCCACGGAATCCCTCCGTTCAATGCCAAGGGGGGACAATGCAACCCCGACTCTCACGGGCTTCTTCTCACCAGCAGCCCACCTCATGAAAAACTTCTTTTATCCCTTATCGGGATACATTTGGGGACTTGTGCTGAAAGTAAAACAAgccaaaaagaaatcctaaaagtATGTGCCATCAGAGGGAAAACGGGCCTATCCAATTAATTGTCTtcagaagaaagaggcagaaaccaCCCTGCTCCCTCCCACATCTGCTCTAAAACCCCCCAGGCTCTCTTCCATTTGCTACGCCAGGAACcagagccccagccccctcctgaAGCCCCAAGAAAAGAGGCTGTGCGACTCCCTTCCCCTTGCTGGACCCCAGCTTTCTCCAGTGTTAACTAGGACTTCTCCAGATCCCAGCTTCTGGGAGAAAGAGATAGGGAATGGAAAACACAGGCAGGGTTTTGTGGAGCAATATTCATTAGCTTGGCTGGTCCTGGAAAAAACTGGGGTGTCCTGAAGAACACCATTATCCACCATCATGTTgaaataaacaaaccaaatgGAAGATTCATTTTCCTGGTCTCCCATTAGAAAAACAAACTAGTAATGAATTCTAACAATTTCTTTACATACTTTAAAGTCCGCCTTGGCTTTTTACAGAGggttggggtgtggggtggggggaggaaaaaaagacaaaattacgAAACAGCCCATGTCTTCTAAGATGGCTTGAAATTCCAGCCCTTTCTTCTCACAGGGGAATGTGAATCTAAAACACTCTTCTTGTACTATTATTAAAGGAAGCAGATCTCCCAGAAGAAAGCACCTTTCTGGGCCTCCCAGACCAAACCAGAAGCAGCTGAAATCTGGCAGCGGTTCAAAGGTGAAGTCATTCATGCCCCCTCTCTCCACATTCCCCGCAATTCCTCCCCCGTCCTTGCACATGTCTGGCACTAGATGGCAGCACAGCCCCAGAAAGGGAGGCCTCTCACAAAGAGCTCAGTTCTACCAGCCTGTCGGAGCCCTGTGGACTTTGTGCAGGCCTCGCCAgtgaagagggggaggggcggtcAGAGGGGGCCCCCTTCTGCGAACAGTGCAGAGAAAGGTGTGCAGACCACGGAAGGTGGGCCTGGGAGCCACTCTACCGTTCCACACTGCTGCAACATGGATGCCTAAAGTGTGAAGCCACAGGGAAAAAGACGGGTGGGAGAGGGGGGCTTTGCTGGTAGAAAACCAGAGGCAAGAGAAGACCCCTGTCATGGGACAGAGGTCACCACCCCACTGGAGCTAGGAACCCAGGCCTCAGATTCCTCCAATAAAACACCAAATTTGGACTTGGGTCAAAAGTCAATTTGATGAGATTTAGTGAACAGCTACTATGTACAGGTATCTTTCGAAAATCTTGAGACTTCATAGTCTTTGAACTCTGGATTCTTAGGAGACACATCACAAAACACTATCATGTGAAGACATTCCTACCATGTGAGAAGTCGAACTATTTCTCAGAATTCTGTGGTTGAAAATttggaatttaattaaaatgttatcacTGTGTCCCAAGtctcccctacacacacacacacacacacacacacgcaagcacACAAGGGCACACAACTGCAAATGAATTTCACCAACACAAATGTCTCGGGGGATCTTATTCATGGATGTAACCttagtgcttagcacagtgcctggaacacagtaggaacaaaaaagaaatcgTATTAAATGCATTGTCtcctaaaatgtaaaaattccagCAGTGTGGTAATCTGGGATCCAAAGGATTTGTTTGGGGAGCAGTGGGTAGAAGCTTATCAGGCCTGGAGAGAGCAAAGATGGAAGGGcgaagagaaaggggggaagaaaggagagggtcATTACCAGCAGCTCCTGAGGCTTGATGGAGTTGTCAGTATAAATGCACAACTTCTCTGCCGTCAGAGGGATAGTCTCTTTGAGCTTGGAGGCCAGGAACATGCACACAGCCCCCAGGAGCTGCAGATGGGTCTTAGGAGTTGGGACCCCAGCCAAGAAGCGGTCCAGGTAATTCATGGCCAAAGGGAAGACCTCCTCTTCACACTTCTGTTCCTCGCAGACCTACAATGGGAGCCGGGAAAGGGTTGAGAGGGGGTGAAGGGAATAGTaccaggaaaagacaaaaaaaaaaaaaaaaaaaagaaaaagaaagaaaagaaaaggcataacctatggaaacaagcaaaaatatttaatttttgagtggggagggggaggggagtagaaTATGTGATAAGAATAAAGACGAGGAAAACGGCGAAAATCTAAAGAGTCCGTCTGCCCCGGGGTGTTCCCCAGGAACGTAAAAAAGGAGGTGAATGGAAGATCCGAACCCGGGAGGCAAACAAATACGCAGTAGCCGCCCGGCTCGGCGACGCTCCCTTTGGCTACTGACTTCTTTGCTCACTCGaactcactcacactctcttttTTGGATTTCgtcatcttttcaaaaaatcaataaaaatattctgaaagctCCGGGGGTCTTCTTCTTGGTCTCATTCGGACCCCCAGACCCTGCTCTATCATTCCCGACAATTGGAAAAAATGTCCGGGGGGGTCCCTGCGACACAGACGCCGCtattgggggggtgggtggggagaggtggggaagagagggggagggaggagaggaggaagcgcCGCAGCCTCGGCGGCTGGACTCGGAGCACGGGGAGAcggtttcaaaaaataattaaaaatcgaGGAAATATCCTAGAAAAGCCGTTTTGGCGTGAAAACCCCAAAGAGGATCCAGGCTTCCCGAAACGGAGGGTTCGGGTGCCGGAAAGGTCTGTATCTCGACCCCTAGGGCTTTGGATCCCGAGGGGAAACTTGGAGGGGTGAGCGCCGCGGCGGGAGTGTCCGGCTGCGGCCCACAAGGGCAGAAACTGGGGACCGTGGTGCCGAGCTGGGGGAAAGCCGAGGAACGGGGAGCAGCCGGAGAGAGACACGGGGGACTCTGACCTCTCCTTTAGGGGTGCCCCGACATCCCCCCCCTACACAcacctcctccccccccaccccacccaaatCTCCGCACCGAGGAACCTGGAAAGCCAAACTGTAAGTAACCTTCgtgaggtgggggttgggggagagggcacAATTACAAGTGGGGTGGCCGGCATAacggggtgcggggggggggcgACGTTTTCCAGCCTTTCCAACCGGAGTTTGCAAAGCAACATGGCGAAACCACGGCAGGTCCAGAGTTGTGCATACGTGGGCACACGGCTTGCTCGGCAAAGATTTGGAGCAAGGGTAAATAAGTGTTTCTTTTGGGTTCCCCTAAAACACACGTTTCTTCATTGCGACTTCCGGGGCTCCTGAATTCTCcgtttctctcctcctctctcctccccctccctccccccccttaAGTGCCAACGCGGAGTCGCGACCACATGCGGGGACCTGAAGCTAGGGCGAATTTGCTCTGGCCTTTGGGGGGGCTCCTTTTTTTTACGTTGGGGCCCCCGATTTCACACTCTTGCTCCCTTCTTCACTGCACCGTAAGCAGCCGCGGCTTCGCCAGACAGGtcgggatgggggtgggaagaagaggcAGCCACATGCAGGCACACGCGCGCGGgatgctcccccacccccgccccaggacAGCCTCATTTCTCCCAGattttcctcccccctcccttttcccccttccctcccccagtcaGTCTTGCATCCTGCAGGGAGCAGAAACGAAGCCACGCGTCTCGCCAAAGGGCGCGGGGTAAACTCGCGCACGGGAGCGGAGAGGCAAGCGCGGAGCCTGCCCTCTCCCAGTTTTAGGGTcccctgcggggggggggggtggccgaGTATTCGGATGGGGACACACAGAGTCTGTCTGCAGACTTACCTCCAGCATCCAGGTGGCCACCATCCTGCGCATATAGGGCTGGATATCCTTCTGCACGCATTTGAAGTAAGAGCACTGGGGAAGGTAGCGCTCCTCGATGGTGAGCAAGTTCTGCAAAACGCGGTCGTCGTATAACAGGTTGGCGTCTGGCACGGCCCTGCGGACCGGGTCCACCTCGCAGCACAGCAGCTCCATGGCCAGCCGGGCGCCCGCTCGCTCCCCTGCTTTCTCCGGACTGGAAAAGTTGGGGGGttttgggaggggggaggggacagggttCCCCTTACCTCCTTCCTTTGGCTAAATAGGGACTTTTCGAGAGAAAAGttatggggcagagagagagagagaggctgggggagaagagaggaaagggatggCGGTGGGAGAGGAGAGCCTCGGGGGCTGCtaactctgcctgccctccccttcAAACTTGTCTCGCTCTCCCCTGCTCGCTCTTCTCTGCTCTGCGAGGCAGTGACGCAAACTGGCTGGGCAGTTAGTTCTCCTCCCTCTCGCTGCGCTCCCCTCTCCggttcctcctccccttccctcccctcccgtcccacccctcctcctttcaatctctccctccctccctcctttcccctcttgTTATTAAGGAGAACAGCAGCTGGCCCGACCTAACTTCAAACGcggtcccccgcccccccccccccccctccttagctctcccaggccccccccccccatcccgccCTGCAAGCCCGGGGCCCCCAAAAGGgaaacccaccaaaaaaaaaaaaaaaaaaaaaaaaaaaaaaccgattTCTATTTATTCCCTCTAATTTCGCACATTCTGTGAGTGTATCGTGCCAAAATACGACCCTCCAACCTTGGCTTCTCAAAATTGATCTTTCTACTCCTGCCCATGTATGTAGGATCCGAGAATGAGAGGTAGATCGCTTGAAGATGGGGTAGGCTCAGGCAATTTAGAAACAGACCCCTTAAGTGAAGACTAAGGAAAGCGATTTTAGAAAATAGCAACCTTGGCTATCCAGAGATAAAGTCTCTGTTCGGACGTTTGAGTTCCTGATCACTTCAAGGCTGTTTCAAAAGCTCGATTAAAGGGGCCAGAACAgtgtccccacccaccccccaaccccgcttgtgtgtgtggagaggaagaagaggaaggggtgggTGTTAGGAGGGAGGGGGCGGCTTCTCCGACGTGATAGAATGTGACCCTAGAGCAGAAACCCTCCCCTTCTTGGGGGCGCTACAGGCGCCACGGGGAGCAGCGGAGAGGCGCCCAGGGTTGCCgcaggccggggggtggggggcagggctacCATCGGTTCCTCCGCGGCCCGCGGCCACGCAGGAAAAACCCGCTTCCTCGCCCCTGCATCTGCTGACAAGCCGCCCGAGGTGTCTGCGCCGAGCGTGGCCACACTGATACAGCTTTCTAGGAAATAGcccgggagggggaggggatgggaggggggcGAGGGAGGGATTAGGTTtggctccccctctctccccctgcgCAAACAACACCACCCCTTCCTTTCCCCGGAGGCCCAAGACTTCCACCCTGGGTCCTTCGCTGGCATCCTCGCCTACCCCTTGGGTTCACGCTTCATCCGCCAGCCGGGGCTTTCTCCCGGGGAGCGGGATTACGATGGAGATGCTGCCCGCGCAGTCGGCTCTGACATGTGCTCAAATGCATCCCCGGGTCAAGGCTGCTTTTACAGGGGATATGGTGGCGTTTCCttacctccttcctccctccaccccgccccccaacttTCAGTGTAATTTCActttggggggaaggggacagaccCCAGAGACCCCAGCAAGTTGGCCCAGCTGGCACGTGCAGGGAGCATGGCATGGGTCAGGGCTCGGGACACACCGTGATCGACCGAGCACCTCCTTCACCGAGAAAGGGGGCCCGAACCGGGGCGTGGAGAGCTGGCGGGGGGGCGCTGGGTGAGTTGTACACTCGGTTCCCTGAAAGGGGGGGAGTGAATAAACCAGAGGTGCTAGCGATTAACTCAGGCCCCGAGGCCAGCCCCTTTAAACGAGGGTGGGGCGGAAGGGATGGGGGAGTGAAGGGGGGAATATCGCTTTAAAAGGGTGAGTAAGAGTTTGGGGCGCCGTCTCCCCTCCCTCTATTTGCATAGCCAATAGCTCTGGGGCTCCTGCTACTGCGCGCTGATTGTTACCGGGcagattactttttttcttttttttttctttctttttttttttttagtaggacGCGTTCCCCGCTACATCAAAAGGAAGCCAAGGGAGGGCGGAGGGAGAGCGGGGACTGGGGCGGGCGCGGGCTGGGGAGAGGCCGGGGCGCCTGcgaccttatcaatagcccaggGAATTAGTATCCAATCTACCGTAGGtaaagaaaggggagggaagagggagggcgAGGAAAATGTCTAATTGCTGTGGAAGCCATTAGCTTTCGGGAAGCAAAAAGCTGAGAAACCCAACTTGCAACTCAAAATGAAACAGTCCTACGTAGTGGGTGACACTCAGGCTGAGTACAGTGTTCCTCGGAATAGAGTCGGTCCCTAACAATTACCTATTGATTTTAGTCAACTTGGACTTCCCGACTCAAGCTTGAGTCActccaaataaatatattaacttaCATTTAAGACCCGACTCCATGAAGGAATTACTCAGACTTCACCCCAGCCACCTATCAGCGGTTCAAAGaaagctggtgggggggggggggcaaggggtgagagaggtatttttaaagtataaatctAGCCTGACAGACAAGGACAGAAGTCGGCGAAGGCTTCTAGCCTCTTGACATCACTTGATAACTAACCCAGCACGGtcttctctccacctcccagCAGGGAAAGCATCCCCAGTCCTGGGCTCctgaagtggggagaaggggggaggggaagaggcggGTGGTCGTCCTCCCGGCCTGGCCCACCCTGGGGAGAGAGCCTGGGTGGCGAAGTCTCAAATCTCAGAAGAGCGCCGAGGGCCCTCtcgccccttccctcccctgtaccccccacccctactcctGTCTGGCTTCCCTGAGAAATTCCGGCGGGGCGCGGGACTGGGGGAGCGGTAGTCGCGAAGGGGAGGGGTACAGAGGGGCGCGGGCAGATGCCACCTCTCCCCGTGGCCTCTTCATTCACCTAGACCCACGAGTACTGACGCTTCCCGCGTGGCAGGCTCGCCTCTTCAAGTTCCCCCATTCACTTCCCCTTCCTATTACGGACTGTTCCCGAACATTAACCTCGCATCGAATCAGTCCCCCAGTCGGGTTTCAGTCTCCAGCGCACGGGGTGGGGCGTGAGAGGGTGCGGAGGTTGGCAGGAATGTCTCCGCGAGCCTTGAGCTGGAAACTGAGTTTTCCCTTTGGGTCGCCACTCCGACCATGTGTTAAGATCTTAATTTTGCTTGTAAAAAAGCACTGCGCCTAGCACGCGGGAACAGGCACGTTGCCTTCTGGGCAAACGTGCGCTTTTTCTTTGCGTATATACTCAGGTTTAGAGAAAAACCCAATCTCCTGTGCTCTGACTTTTAAGTCAAAACTGGTcactgtggggggaaaaaaaattatgttggttCTTCCTTATCCCCTTTTCaccctcagggggaaaaaaaaaatcctgtcctTTATAGAATCAGTGATAAACTTTGGTGAACATAAGTTTTATTGaacttttattcctttctgtgccggctccccacccccttctcctcgCGTTTTGGAGTTTCGGTTGGAAAGTGTACAAAACCCTGTAGGTGTAGGGTGCAGCCGGGTGTTGGGTGTCTATCGGCACATTTCTGCAGGAACCTGCAAACGCTAATCACACATGCTCCCAACCTCACCTGGCAGCTGCCGGCGGGCCAGTTGATCACGTTGTCGGCTCAAAGCTATAGAGGCGCGCGAGTTCGAGCCCCGCTGTCTCCGTACAGGGGCGCTCCGgccgggtggggggaggggagtgagttCAACCTGGGGAATGGAGACCATCGCCCTCCCCCTAAGTCCTCCAAAGAGTTGGACTGTGTCTGTGGTTCTCCACTGAGGGATGATCTGACAATGCAACCCAAAAACCCGACGGTTAGTTAAAAGTAAGTGGTAAATGTCCTAGTCTCAGCTCCTGGCTCCCGGGACACCAAAAAGAACTAGAGAAAGTACAGACggagaaatgggggggggggggggggaccggggagggggaagaaaaaaacaagaggagaggggggggggggggggggggggggggggggggtgtcacagGAAGGGAGTGAAAGCGAACTGGAAGAACGTGCGGAAGGAAAAGGACAGGTCGGGACGGAGAGCACAAGGGCAAGGAAGGTGCGTAGGGACGAGCCGATGGAAGGCTTCCCAACGCAGGAGCCCTGGGACTCCAGGTGTGAATACGTTTCCGGGACCCAgtcgccgcccgcccgcccccagTCGCCTCTCTGGGGCGCTCGGGATCCAGCGGGGGGCAGCGTCGGGCCCGGCCTGTGCATTAACACTGCCCTTTCGGTGTGTCTCAGCCCGGACCGGGGCTGTGTGCCTGAGGCAGCAGATGC harbors:
- the CCND2 gene encoding G1/S-specific cyclin-D2, producing the protein MELLCCEVDPVRRAVPDANLLYDDRVLQNLLTIEERYLPQCSYFKCVQKDIQPYMRRMVATWMLEVCEEQKCEEEVFPLAMNYLDRFLAGVPTPKTHLQLLGAVCMFLASKLKETIPLTAEKLCIYTDNSIKPQELLEWELVVLGKLKWNLAAVTPHDFIEHILRKLPQPSEKLSLIRKHAQTFIALCATDFKFAMYPPSMIATGSVGAAICGLQQDEDVSSLTGDALVDLLAKITNTDVDCLKACQEQIEVVLLNSLQQFRQDQGDGSKSEDELDQASTPTDVRDIDL